A region from the Vicia villosa cultivar HV-30 ecotype Madison, WI linkage group LG3, Vvil1.0, whole genome shotgun sequence genome encodes:
- the LOC131661518 gene encoding probable thimet oligopeptidase, with the protein MTENEGKRDKMEKLKKGKSMIVFTGTAAVLAIAVNLVITAVKHHKDKNAKKKDLEGSKVRVNLSASEIVKLANQIIAKSNEVHNSVASVPLDKVTYANVISPLAELQGQQFPLIQSCLLPKLVSTQEDVRKASAEAEQRIDAHLDTCSKREDIYLVVKAFAVRGDWVNAETKSFVQILVRDFERNGLNLSASKREELMRLKAQIDELSAIYIQNLNDASAFLPFNEAELAGLPLEFLKGLDKSENGQLKISLRSHHVTAVLEFCKVGTTRRMVSRAYGNRCGEANLSILESLVQQRHKYARLLGYSCYAEYAVDVRMAKTPTKVFEFLNDISIRITDLAMKELDILKDLKKKEEGELPFGIEDLLYYVKRVEEQSYDLDFGEIKQYLPISLVLSGIFKIVQDLFGLRFEEIAGAEVWHCDVRVFSVFDLTSSELLGYCYLDLFSREGKYGHSCVVPIQNSALTISGSRQIPVALLISQYQKDSDCSPGLLRFSEVVNLFKEFGHVVQHICNRASFARVSGIRVDPDFVEIPAQLLQNCCYESFFLKLISGFHQDITKPLKDDLCKSIKRWRNSSSALKLKQEILYCLFDQIIHSADNIDLRELFKHLHSKVMLGLPVLEGTNPASCFPFSVVGYEAACYSRIWSEVFAADIFASIFCNGISNQLPGVQFRNKVLAPGGAQDSIEAISDFLGRKPSIQAYFENKTKYSTL; encoded by the exons ATGACGGAAAACGAAGGAAAGCGTGACAAAATGGAAAAACTGAAGAAAGGTAAAAGCATGATCGTCTTCACCGGAACTGCCGCAGTGCTCGCAATCGCCGTAAACCTCGTTATCACCGCCGTCAAACACCATAAAGACAAAAATGCAAAGAAGAAAG ATCTTGAAGGTTCTAAGGTGCGCGTGAATCTATCTGCATCTGAGATTGTTAAATTAGCAAACCAAATCATTGCCAAGTCAAATGAGGTTCACAATTCCGTTGCATCAGTGCCTCTTGATAAG GTTACATATGCAAATGTTATATCACCTCTTGCTGAACTTCAAGGGCAACAGTTTCCGTTGATTCAATCTTGTTTGTTACCTAAGTTGGTATCTACTCAAGAGGACGTGCGCAAAGCAAGTGCAGAAGCAGAGCAAAGAATAGATGCGCATCTTGACACATGCAG CAAGCGTGAAGACATATATCTTGTCGTTAAAGCATTTGCAGTGAGGGGGGACTGGGTGAATGCTGAAACCAAAAGCTTTGTTCAAATTTTG GTGAGAGATTTTGAGCGAAATGGATTGAACCTCAGTGCAAGCAAAAGAGAAGAGTTGATGCGTCTAAAAGCTCAGATTGATGAGTTAAGTGCCATATATATCCAAAATCTCAATGATGCTAGCGCATTTCTTCCCTTCAATGAGGCCGAGTTAGCTGGATTACCTCTAGAATTTCTCAAG GGTTTAGATAAATCTGAAAATGGACAGTTGAAGATTTCCCTGAGAAGCCATCATGTCACAGCTGTACTCGAATTTTGCAAG GTAGGAACTACAAGAAGGATGGTATCACGGGCATATGGAAATCGATGTGGAGAAGCCAATCTTTCTATTTTAGAAAGTCTG GTGCAACAGCGTCATAAATATGCTCGTTTACTTGGCTATTCATGCTATGCCGAGTATGCTGTCGATGTTAGAATGGCAAAAACACCAACAAAG GTGTTTGAGTTTCTGAATGACATATCCATACGTATAACTGACTTGGCTATGAAAGAACTTGATATCTTGAAAGATTTGAAG AAAAAAGAGGAAGGGGAGCTTCCATTTGGAATCGAAGACCTACTATATTATGTAAAACGGGTTGAAGAGCAGAGTTACGATTTGGACTTTGGCGAGATCAAGCAATACTTACCAATTAGTTTAGTTCTATCAGGAATCTTCAAAATTGTCCAAGATCTTTTTG GTTTAAGGTTTGAAGAAATTGCGGGAGCCGAAGTTTGGCATTGCGATGTTCGTGTATTTTCAGTATTCGACTTAACTTCAAGTGAACTCTTGGGTTATTGCTACCTTGATTTGTTCTCAAG GGAAGGAAAATATGGTCACAGTTGTGTGGTGCCTATCCAGAACAGTGCATTAACAATCAGTGGGTCACGACAG ATTCCAGTTGCATTACTAATATCTCAGTATCAAAAGGATTCTGACTGTAGTCCTGGATTATTGCGGTTTTCTGAAGTGGTCAATCTTTTCAAAGAGTTCGGTCACGTG GTTCAACACATTTGCAACCGTGCTTCATTTGCTAGAGTTTCTGGAATACGCGTTGATCCAGACTTCGTAGAAATCCCTGCTCAACTCTTACAAAACTG CTGTTACGAAAGCTTTTTTCTGAAGTTGATATCTGGATTTCACCAG GATATCACAAAGCCCTTAAAGGATGACCTATGCAAATCAATTAAAAGATGGAGAAATTCTTCTTCTGCGCTTAAATTGAAGCAAGAGATTCTATACt GTCTTTTTGACCAAATTATACATTCTGCGGATAACATAGATCTTCGTGAGTTATTCAAGCATCTCCATTCCAAG GTGATGTTAGGGTTGCCGGTATTAGAAGGAACCAATCCCGCCTCATGTTTTCCTTTTAGCGTAGTTGGTTATGAGGCAGCATGCTACAGTCGTATATGGAGTGAG GTTTTTGCTGCGGATATATTCGCCTCAATATTTTGCAATGGTATTTCAAACCAGCTTCCCGGCGTGCAGTTTAGGAACAAG GTATTGGCCCCAGGCGGAGCCCAGGATTCTATTGAAGCGATATCAGACTTTTTAGGAAGAAAACCATCGATTCAAGCTTACTTTGAGAACAAAACCAAATATAGTACTTTGTAA
- the LOC131661519 gene encoding serine/threonine protein phosphatase 2A 57 kDa regulatory subunit B' theta isoform-like has product MFKKVFSKIPKKSSKGSDNRDQGGNSRTHAVSASKNTDNVTSSGSSKTGNSSSSSSSSLGQGQYHNNHGNNHANNHGNKSSLPINENSNGNFNSYEALPAFRDVHNSEKPSLFIKKLRMCSVVFDFTDPTKHLKEKEVKRLTLVELVDYVSSVNAKFTENVMQEVVKMVSVNIFRTLSPQPRENKLIDGVELEEEEPSMDPSWPHLQIVYELFLRFVASPELDAKLAKRFIDQSFILRLLDLFDSEDPREREYLKMSLHRIYGKLMAHRPFIRKSINNTFLNFVFETEKHNGIAEFLEILGSIINGFALPLKEEHKLFLVRILIPLHKPKCLAMYHQQLSYCVTQFVEKDCKLADTIIRGLLKYWPITNSSKEVMFLGELEEVLEATQPPEFQRCMVLLFRRVAHCLNSPHFQVAERALFLWNNDHIVNLIKQNCKVILPIIFPALEKNTKTHWNQAVHSLTLNVQKIFQDLDPDLYKECLQKFEQDLSKEGEVTAGREATWKRLEEVAAKKAAGNEAVLINKTLPRKSAG; this is encoded by the exons ATGTTCAAAAAGGTTTTCAGTAAAATccctaaaaagtcctcaaaaggTTCTGACAATCGTGACCAAGGTGGAAACTCAAGAACCCATGCTGTTTCAGCATCAAAAAACACTGATAATGTTACCTCATCAGGTAGTAGCAAAACCggtaattcttcttcttcttcttcctcttccttagGACAAGGTCAGTATCATAATAATCATGGCAATAATCATGCTAATAATCATGGTAATAAATCTTCGTTACCTATAAACGAGAATTCCAATGGTAATTTCAATTCCTATGAAGCATTGCCGGCTTTTAGAGATGTTCACAATTCCGAGAAACCGAGTTTGTTTATAAAGAAGCTTAGGATGTGTAGTGTTGTTTTTGACTTCACTGACCCTACTAAACACCTCAAAGAGAAAGAGGTTAAGAGACTGACTTTGGTGGAGCTTGTTGATTATGTGTCGTCTGTTAATGCGAAGTTTACTGAGAATGTTATGCAAGAGGTTGTGAAGATGGTTTCTGTAAATATATTCAGAACGCTTAGTCCTCAGCCGCGCGAGAATAAGCTTATTGATGGGGTTGAATTGGAGGAGGAGGAGCCTTCGATGGATCCGTCTTGGCCTCATTTGCAGATTGTGTATGAGCTTTTTCTTAGGTTTGTTGCATCGCCTGAGCTGGATGCGAAGTTGGCTAAGAGGTTTATTGATCAGTCTTTTATTCTGAGGCTGCTTGATTTGTTTGACTCGGAAGATCCTAGAGAGAGGGAGTATTTGAAAATGTCCTTGCATCGTATCTATGGCAAGTTAATGGCGCATCGTCCTTTCATTAGGAAGTCTATCAATAACACctttttgaattttgtttttgaGACTGAGAAGCATAATGGGATTGCCGAGTTCTTGGAAATTCTAGGGAGTATCATTAATggctttgctttgcctttgaaaGAAGAGCATAAATTGTTTCTGGTTCGGATATTGATTCCATTGCACAAACCAAAGTGCTTGGCAATGTATCATCAGCAATTGTCTTATTGTGTTACTCAATTTGTGGAGAAAGATTGCAAGCTTGCAGATACGATCATTAGGGGCTTATTGAAGTATTGGCCAATAACAAATAGCTCAAAGGAAGTTATGTTCCTAGGTGAGTTGGAAGAAGTCTTGGAAGCAACACAACCTCCCGAATTCCAGCGATGTATGGTGCTGTTGTTTCGCCGTGTTGCTCATTGTTTGAATAGCCCCCATTTTCAG GTGGCGGAAAGAGCTCTGTTCTTGTGGAATAATGACCATATTGTGAACTTAATCAAGCAAAACTGCAAAGTGATACTTCCCATCATCTTTCCTGCGTTGGAGAAAAATACTAAAACCCATTGGAATCAAGCTGTCCATAGTTTGACTTTAAATGTTCAGAAGATTTTTCAAGATCTTGATCCAGATCTGTATAAAGAATGCTTACAGAAGTTCGAGCAAGACTTGTCAAAAGAAGGTGAAGTGACAGCAGGACGCGAAGCCACGTGGAAACGTTTGGAGGAGGTTGCCGCCAAGAAAGCTGCAGGTAATGAAGCTGTGCTTATTAATAAAACGCTCCCCCGCAAATCGGCTGGTTAG